Genomic DNA from Channa argus isolate prfri chromosome 10, Channa argus male v1.0, whole genome shotgun sequence:
CACCTAACTACGATGCACATCTGAATATCTAAAATTAGGTTTTGTATTGGCTTTAAATTTGCaggtagataaaaaaaatatcacactgAGAGTTGCACACTTGAGACGCCAGTCCAATCCAAAAAATTTAATATCAGACTTGTTAAAACTTCCTAATTAGTACAATGATTTTTGTTGAAGTTGCCCAGGTataaattttagtttttcttagcACGTCAAAGAATTTGCTTGCTTCCTTTTATTGATGTTCTGTGAGGCAAACCAGCATTCTCAATTTGTAAATTTTCAAAGTGGGGACAAGTTTTACTCAAACTTTATGAAATGTGGgactttttaataaatctggTAGCACAATGTAGGCTCCTCATGTTCCACACTATGAGAACTACTGAGATGAAGGCCGTCTTCACTGTTAGAACAGCTTTTGTAACAATATCCATTCAAAAAAGCTTAATTAATTATGTCTACTTCACTGGCATTtagaagtattttaaaaaacttgaCCCACAAACTCACCACTACTTGCTCCACCATTCTCTTTTGACATGTGCATAATATGACGTTTTCCAGCTGTCTCAGGAGAACGAAGACAGTCATTCCAAAGGCTTCTCTTCCTGCTCACAACAGGAATAAAATAACATTGATTTGTCCATGATATACAGACAGAGACAAGAGAAAGCCCACTCCTAAAAGCTGTTCACCTTTTTTCATCAATATACACAAGCAGTAGATGTCAGAAATGGACTTATTCTATTCTGgcataaaaaattataagaTGAGTGATGCAGGGCAGCCCCATATCATGAATTAGCCTTGCCTGGGACatgcttttaatattaataGCTGACATGGGGTCATACGGGTTAATGTTTGATGATAATCTAGCACATGAGCAGGTTTTGGGCTATTTGACACTTTTTCAGGGTGATAAGGAGAGGACAGGAGGGGCCGATGGAGAAAACAGTCAATAAACTGACCTTTACTGACGTCACTGGATTCTCTTTCACATAACTCAACAGTGGGTCTCAAGCTCTGTCAGAAGAATTTAATGTGGGGTGTGTATGCTTTACAAATCCCATTTCACTGAAGTAAATACCAAATCTGGATGACTTGCGGACTCTGGATGACTTTCAGTTTGGTGCTCAAAGTACCCACACTGACAGAgtatttgtgtctctttgaaataaaaagtgatCAGTCCCTGAAGCTGTGGTGACATATCTATATGTTTCTCAAGTGTGAATATTTCCTAAATGTTAAAGGCAATTTCCAAATGGCgtcaaaaatactttttgtaggGAAGCTCTCTTTCTAACTGTGTGTGCtcatcactcacacactcaagGCCGTCAGTTAAAGAAACTAGCTACAATTTGCACCTATGTATAATACACATTTGCTACTACTGACTGTGACACTGCAATAACATAAACCctggtgcaaatgtttgtttgacaatcttttacttattattacttatttgtATTGTTGATTTCCTTTTATTcatggtgattttttttatatttgtgaaacaatttccagagattaaaaaaaatactataaataaTCATCTTCTAGATTACTCAGCACTAGAATTATTTCCTCATATGGAAGTGATGGCTTGTCAGTGATGGCATACATGCTGCTATGTTGCCATCTGGTGGCAATAATGAGAACATCACTAacattatgtatgttttttttttcattattaaactGGCAACCAGAACAGTCAGCTAATTATTGTGAAGCAGATGCTTTGCTGGATACTATTGTTGTTTACCTATTTTGTGATGGTaaagaattattaaaataaaaggaaataaaaaaaaatcttatttcagtttgtttatttactAGACAAAAAAAAGGGTTTCTCTTTAAGTTGTTCACGCAAAACTTAAAATACTGTCACTTATGTAACAGTTGCAaagtaattttaacatttacacatttcaaaGGTTTTGAGTAAAACACAAATAGCTTGAAACGCTCCTCAGCATTTAGGCCTATATTCAAACTGCAGCTGAAGTAACATGTTCGCTGCAAGTTTCAAAAATGCTTTCTGTGCAGTAAGAAACTTGATTTAAACTAAAATATCATTATGCttattatttttgacatttgagtCTCTAATTGTTTTCCAACACTTGCTCAGTAACTGCAGTTCCTGAATTAAGACCTGAGCCCACTAATTCCAGTGTTAACATGGATTTTCCGTTGTTTTCAGGCAGCAAACATGCAGGTCTGACATTTCAACTTAATTTagctcaattaaaaaaacatctgattgtttaagagagagacaaaattaCAAAACGAAGCAGAGACAATACTAGCTAAAGTGTACACATTATTACTGTCACACATGACCTTTGATCTCTTACAACTCTGTCTATGACAGAGCTCTTTTTTTCACTTGCCTTCTTCTCCTGCCTTGTCGACACTCTTGTTCCGTGGTACGCGGCCCATATTATAAAATTCTAAGTTTGGCCTCATGTCAGTGAGGTGGGCGAGCCGATTGGACATGGCAAAGAAAGCAGTAATGGCAGCAATGTCCCAGGCATCCTCACGGTCAAAGCCCACTTCCTCCAAAGACTGAAAATGCTGCTCAGTGATGGTATCGCAGCGACACACAGCCATCGCAAAGTCCAGCATGGCACGCTCCCGAGGCAATAGTGCTGCGTTCTGATAGTTTATAATAACCTggattaaagtaataaaaagctAATAAGCGGACcgatattaataatattattaatatttataataataagtGACCAGAATAACTTCACTTGATATGGTTAACATTGATTTATAACAAAGTCAATGAGGTAATCACCTGATCGGAAAGAGTGGGGTTTTTAGAGTAGATGCGGTGCAGTGCACTGTGAGATACTACACAGTAAAGACACTTGTTGTGGATACTGGTCGCCACTACAATCAGCTCACGATCTGCCTTGGTTAATCTACCTGGAAGAAGACATCAGATATTACATTCatggaaaataagaaaaataaaatggccaAACTTAAGGCAAATTCACACAACGAAATCCAAATTGCAACGCATGACTCAGAGAAGTTTATAATATGCCAATAAAGAGGGGTATTTTGTTGTGATGAATAGTTTTTACCTCGTTCTCTAGATACTCGTAGTGGTATACTCGTAGTACAAAAAACACCTGTAAAATTAGTGTGAGTGACTTAACTATACGAAAATTCAGAGGTTGTAGTGTAGGGGTTTTGTTCAGGGtagattttaaatataacaCATGCTGATCTGACTGCCTAATAGTTTCTGTACCTGATGACCTAAACCGTACTCACCACAGCTTTGACGTGCCATCTGCCactatttgattattttctggAACACATCCAGCATCACATATTCTACCTCATGACTCACCTGCACTGCAAAAGGTGGTTTTCCATACCTGCAAAGCCAAACAGAATCCAGCCCTGAACAAGAACactgagaaaaaacagaaacacacctgtTTCTTTGTTCATTAGCTCATTGTAGTATGCAAAGAAAGCTCTGAATTCTGCTGGTCTGTGAGAGAGGACTTTGAAGACATTGGGTAGAAAGCCCccctgaaaagaaacaaagtttaACGTGATGACTTTATTTAGTAACTTGGTAGAGTGAACGCGTTACATcaactttctttcctttttattttttattttttttacctttgtctCCATTTCCTCCATAAGCTCAACTATATCATAGGGAAGGTCCTTTCTGTAAGGCACAGGAAAACGGCTGACCTTTTCTGGGGGGTCGCTGGAGAAAGGTCTGGTCCTCGTCCCCAGCGCCACAGTTTTCCCCAGCGACTTGCTGCCCGAGCGGGGAGACACCTGGGCGGGCGGGCGGAGGACAGTAGCGTTTTATGCAGACACTGGACTAGAAGCATACTTTAGAAAGTGTTACAACTTACGAGCTGCGTGACCACAGAAGGACGAAATAACTTGAAGACGATCTTACTCGCCATGGCGCACAGCTGAGTTTACACCTTGTCTCTCTGGTCAGTGCAGGAGTCTTTTCAACTTCAGTCACGTGtcaatgttgatttttattaTAGTATTACAACCACTTGCAGGCTGTCATATATATAATAATGGCCGTTACAAGCGTTGATCTCTCGAGTAAACTCTCAATTTTGCTTTGTTGTCATACGTCCACAGCCCAGTCAAATCACGCCTGCTCGCTCCCGCCCTCCTGCACTACTCCTCCTCAGCGCCAGGGGTCAGCCTGTGTGTCATGTGCCATTTATTTTAGGCGTACGTATAAAACCTTATTTTATCGCAGACATGTGCTAAAGATAACGAACTTAATTTAAGTTCGTTATTATTTGTGTTAAGCATGTGGCTGTGCTTCGTTTGAGTTTTGCTAGCTCCAAAAACAAACAGCGAGTGAAACTGGGTTTGTTCCACAGGCTAGTTGGTCCCTGAGATACAAAACCCAGGGCACCAAAAGTCCCCGTTGTTGACTCCTAACCCCGGAAGTGACTTGATAGCGAATGAGCTTCAAGTTTTTATTAGTTACATGAGAAACAAATTTGGAGAATTGATCAAGAATAGTAATCAAAGCCGAATAAAACAAtccaacagaaatgttttatcatGTAAGTATACGTATTATTATTCCTGAGTGAGTCGACTGAGCTGCATGAGTATAATTTGTTTATTGATGTTTGATAAGCGTGATATTAGCTTGGTTAGCTATTAAACCTGCAATGTTAGCTAAGCAAAACCTAAAATCTGTACCACACTGGTCCACTtacatctttatcttttttttaaataccatgGAGAAAACGATGTTATTCCAATTATTAAGCCAAAAACATTGCAGTAGCGCCTACATTATTAAATCGTAAGCGTTTAGACAATAAAGTACTGGTAACGTATTGTAGTAAGTTAATAGTGAATTTGTCTCCttctaattaacattttgtgttCACAGATTTCTTTGGAGCATGAAATCTTACTACACCCCAGGTATTTTGGTCCTAACCTCCTCAACACCGTGAAGCAGAAGCTTTTCACCGAAGTGGAGGGTACTTGCACTGGCAAGTAAGTTGCTGAAACACTTGTGAATCAGTTTCGTGTTTAAAGAGCACAGAGGCCTTATTTTAATAAGTAAGTGTTTACCTGcaattttgtttatgttaaaacaaaatatattctgCTGGTCCAGATAGCACCAATGCAGAGATGTGTGTACGGATTTTAAGGGTAAGACGGAGAGAAACAAATAATGGCACATCCTTTTTCAAACGGGATAGACTATGAAATACCAAATTGAGCAAAACGTGTCTTTAGGCATTTTAGGCATCACAATGATGTCAGCACAAAGCCATAGCATTTGCAACATTtctgaattaaaaacattttatttgtttgaaatttgtgtAGCAGTATCTACTTGTAACTTATATATATTCTTGTCTCCCTGATTAGATATGGCTTCGTCATTGCTGTAACCACTATTGACAACATTGGAGCAGGTGTAATACAGCCGGGCAGAGGGTTTGTCCTCTATCCAGTCAAGTACAAAGCCATTGTGTTCCGTCCATTCAAAGGGGAAGTTGTGGACGCTGTGGTCACTCAGGTTAACAAGGTGAAGAACAGTACAATGCAGGTTTACTGGCCCCTGTGCAGATCTGTTAAACTGACGTGTTATAAACTTTTATCTGCATCACATTAAATGTGCTTCAAGTGCAGAGTGATTATTTCTGTAGTTGTTGATGTGTTGAATATGTGATGTAATGATAAGTGATACTTTTGTCCCTTATTAACATACATATTATTCTTATGTTTCTTGCAGGTTGGATTGTTCACAGAAATTGGTCCCATGTCTTGCTTCATCTCTCGCCATGTGAGTCGGTTTAAAATCTGCAGTTTTGACTGAattggttgtctgtgtatgctATTTGGTTTATATCTTGTATTACTTTTAAGACAAGAAACATTCTTTTTACAGTCCATCCCCTCAGAAATGGAGTTTGATCCCAATTCTAATCCTCCTTGTTATAAGACGGTTGATGAAGTAAGGacattctgtgttttctcttattCTGTGCTGTAGTTATGcataaatgtttaacaaaatgaatgCCATTTTTATCAGGACATAATTTCTCAAAAATTAATATGTCTTGTCTTTTCAAAGGACATTGTAGTCCAGCAAGATGATGAGATTCGACTAAAAATCGTGGGAACAAGAGTGGATAAAAATGACATAGTAAGACAATATATTTAATCTATAGTATAAATAAGAATGTTTTATATATCAGATGGTACATTTAGGGTTACAGAAATGGCATACAGTATGgtcatttacagtttaaaattttggaaacaaacttttttcttcttttctagtTTGCTATTGGATCTCTCATGGATGACTATCTGGGTGAGTATCAAATAATATAACATTGTCTTTGCagaatgtaaaattattatgcagaataataaaatgtgtatcATGGTTTGAGTACACAgaccttttatattttttacagacCTGTTTAGCATCATAATCTTAGGCTTAAATCTgtgaataattattattttttattttattaattgtggAACTTGTTTACAGGTCTTGTGAGCTGATTCATGCCAGGAGAAGCACATTTCACATGGAACTTTTTATGTAGTATCTTGGTTATTTCtatgttaaaattaatatttttctacACTGATTTTGTGTAGTGACAGATAGTGGAAGCCTGATGACCAATTTAGTTTATGACTATGCTGTACAACCTacatttgtcagttttattgGATGTGGTGgtagggtaaaaaaaaatgttgtgtgaTTGATAAATTAAGAGCAGCATTGTAGACAATACAAAATTAACCCATATGCTTTAATTAGagattattattcatttagaaTCCATAAATCGCATCTCAGCTGTATATGCTTTTTTTGCATGTGAACTGtaataaactattttatttgttcttacattttgtattttttttctatttaagtGTTACAGTGTTATCTTGTCggaatattcattttatttgtgaataGATATGATGAAACTGTGTTACATCTGGAGTTCACATGTATGCGTTTTTAAAGCATAAGTTTTGACATGCAGCAAAGCATCGCCCTGCCGTTATAGACAATGGAGCGAATTGTGAACGCGTAAACTTCGAGGGCGCGCACGTGTTCTGGCTGTAAATACGTCAGTCGTGCGCGCTCtcgttctttctttctctcatcctGAAGATGGCGGCAGGGGTGAGTAAAATGGAGAGATAGCATGTTATGGagctttctttaaaatgtgctaGTAGAATCCAGTGAAAATCAGGCCCATCTACACTGGTGCTTTGTACTATTAGATGTGAACAGTGGTTTCTGAATGTTAGGAATCCATAAAAGTGTATATTTACAAAGGATTCCATTCAATGTTCATTGTAGTAAAGGTTAGCTCTTGCTATCCTGACGTTGCATTGTAGGAGAATGACGCCCATTTACTGGCCCAGGTTATTGCCACGTTAACTTCACAATTATTCAGCGACAACGTACGTTACGTTTAACAAATGTCCTCGCTTAATTGTTCCACTTTGTTAGCTGTATTCTGCTTTCGTCGTAATAGGTTAAAACTATATGAAGACTAGTTAAAGTGCCGTTCGGGTTGGCTGTTATGACGGATAGGTAGCATTTGAAGCCGGCTAATAACCACGTGAATTaagtttttatgtaatatttttgcTGCAGATTCCCTAACAAACATACATGTTGCTGTACCAACTAGTCTCTGCTATAGTGTTCTTTGTAAAGCGTTTCCATCTGCATCCTGCTACTCTTTCCATCTGGTTGAATTTTGAACGGTTGAGCATCACATTCGTGTGGCAGGATTCAACTGAAAAACACTTGACTTACAAATTACTTACTAACTACATTGAAAAGATGAGTTGAAAaaatttttaagtatttttatgtttgtcagagaccatgctttttttaattatagttagatgttgcaataaaaaaattcctatgacacatttgacatttaacacTTAGCTGTTTACTTGTTCAGTTTAgtgcttttgatttttcaaatattaaattctGTCTCCCTTTTTTTCCCAGACTCTGTACACGTACCCAGAGAACTGGCGGGCCTTCAAGGCCCAGATTGCAGCCCAGTATAGTGGTACTCGCCTCAAAGTTGCCAGCAACCCCCCTGCCTTCAGCTTCGGGCAGACAAACCGTACTCCAGCCTTTCTCAGCAACTTCCCTCTTGGCAAGGTTTGGGCTACTGGAGTAGTTGGTTGAATAGGATTGCTCTAGCTTGCTTTAAACAAACACCTTTACCTCTTTTGAGGACACCATTGCTTAATTATTATATCTGCTTATGTACTTAACTGCTTGATCGTCTGGATTGAAATATACTGAACTTGTTAAATTCTGTTATTGTTTGTAGGTACCGGCCTACCAGGGGGATGACGGCTTCTGTCTGTTTGAGAGTAATGCCATTGCTCACTACCGTAAGtcttaaatgtatattaataatgtgttatttttgtgtcatgCTATTTAAATATTGGTTTATTGTTGTTCCTATTTAAAAGGTgggttaacttttttttcttccattctgAGCTGGATAATTTGTTATAGCAAAACTTTACATCCACAGGTTAGTTTAATCAGATAGCTTGATCTCATGGCAGCAATTTAGATTCAGAGAGAAAATTTAAATGCAGCATTCAGATTCCTGCACAACTATATAGAATACAACTATTGTTTATACCACTCAAACAAGTGTCCAAAGGATATACATTAATGTTGAAACACTTGTGTTGAGTGCCTATTATGTAAATTAGCTCTCTAATCTTGattaggtttatttatttatttttttaactacagtgagcaatgaTGTCCTCCGTGGTGCCACTCCCCAGGCTGCAGCCCAGGTGCTGCAGTGGGTGAGCTTTGCTGACTCAGAGATCATCCCTCCAGCCAGTGCATGGGTCTTCCCCACTCTGGGAATCATGCAGTTCA
This window encodes:
- the polr2g gene encoding DNA-directed RNA polymerase II subunit RPB7 codes for the protein MFYHISLEHEILLHPRYFGPNLLNTVKQKLFTEVEGTCTGKYGFVIAVTTIDNIGAGVIQPGRGFVLYPVKYKAIVFRPFKGEVVDAVVTQVNKVGLFTEIGPMSCFISRHSIPSEMEFDPNSNPPCYKTVDEDIVVQQDDEIRLKIVGTRVDKNDIFAIGSLMDDYLGLVS
- the si:ch211-175m2.5 gene encoding uncharacterized protein si:ch211-175m2.5 gives rise to the protein MASKIVFKLFRPSVVTQLVSPRSGSKSLGKTVALGTRTRPFSSDPPEKVSRFPVPYRKDLPYDIVELMEEMETKGGFLPNVFKVLSHRPAEFRAFFAYYNELMNKETGRLTKADRELIVVATSIHNKCLYCVVSHSALHRIYSKNPTLSDQVIINYQNAALLPRERAMLDFAMAVCRCDTITEQHFQSLEEVGFDREDAWDIAAITAFFAMSNRLAHLTDMRPNLEFYNMGRVPRNKSVDKAGEEGK